A window of the Cryptosporidium parvum Iowa II chromosome 7, whole genome shotgun sequence genome harbors these coding sequences:
- a CDS encoding protein kinase, with the protein MNNELNTTIKNILKINEIQNDDLALMLSRYIQKNFLINTNNDFFADGEYIHEEIIKVSIAIVANCNLISSTNIKGRDNILINSERVPIYTNYIEFENFKDLNNWMINLYDRILFSKKDSFQTENMVEEKMQKLINELNNCEIIPFELPIDFITSIYNSGTISSGKIVDYLRSMYLLFNADDGNILKHEPEVKDNIFHEDIYIYNDELTEYLSDDQELKINNIGNQGSFSKTVETELCEPSINLNLRVNFSIGKFFEKMETDLKTLEDIALIFFGTISSTSEHMNNLDKKDILLNVFYKNQLIHLIKQNINSINISNRFLLIKVLHRGNFGQVYVGLDLLSFKLVCLKRLMGSLSDDQYLRNSIIEANYLNILSKSSVSKFVPHFIDVVVNYNDIFIVSELQGKNLLSFIEDDSAKMYLTLGRIQRIINQLLVCIKHLHESLKLIHCDIKPENIVIAGIDTQDIFGYLNNTNFDKKDEINIKLIDWGSCLSIYQASNTRNSYIQSRYYRSPEICLGLAYNEKIDIWSVGCVMAELVLRKPLFDHNSSTQQLLANIITTIGKKIPIRMINNSSIINHFITHDGHLFDKNLNKIRLFTTLKENSIHKNRINELFSNNDPLFVDLLNKLLCIDPDERLSASQALSHPWFSYNYHN; encoded by the coding sequence ATGAATAATGAACTTAATACTAccataaaaaatattttaaaaataaatgaaattcaaaatgaCGATCTTGCTTTGATGTTATCAAGATATATTCAGAaaaactttttaataaatacaaataatgatttttttgCAGACGGGGAATATATTCatgaagaaataattaaggTATCTATTGCAATTGTGGCAAATTGCAATTTAATTTCCAgcacaaatattaaagggAGAgacaatattttaattaacaGTGAGAGAGTTCCTATTTATacaaattatattgaatttgagaattttaaagatttaaataattggaTGATTAATCTATATGATCGAATACTTTTCTCGAAAAAAGATTCTTTTCAAACTGAAAATATGGTTGAAGAAAAGATgcaaaaattgataaatgaattgaataattgTGAAATAATCCCATTTGAACTGCCAATAGACTTTATTACGTCAATTTATAATTCAGGGACAATATCGTCAGGTAAAATAGTTGATTATTTAAGATCAatgtatttattatttaatgcaGATGACggaaatattttaaagcATGAACCTGAAgttaaagataatatttttcacGAAGATATTTACATATATAACGACGAGTTAACTGAATATCTTTCTGATGatcaagaattaaaaataaataatattggaaatcAAGGATCTTTCTCAAAAACAGTTGAAACCGAACTTTGCGAGCCTAGTATTAACTTAAATCTTAGGGTTAACTTTTCTATTGgcaaattttttgaaaaaatggAAACTGATTTAAAAACTTTAGAAGACATCgctttaatattttttggaaCAATAAGTTCGACTTCTGAACATATGAATAATCTAgataaaaaagatataCTTTTAAATGTTTTTTATAAAAACCAATTAATTCActtaataaaacaaaatattaatagtattaatatttcaaatcGATTTTTACTCATTAAAGTTTTACATAGAGGAAATTTTGGCCAAGTTTATGTTGGGCTTGACTTGCTATCATTTAAGTTAGTTTGTTTAAAAAGGCTTATGGGAAGCTTGTCGGATGATCAGTATTTAAGAAACTCTATAATTGAAGCAAATTATCTTAACATTCTGAGTAAATCTTCAGTTTCAAAGTTTGTGCCCCATTTTATTGATGTTGTAGTGAATTATaatgatatatttattgtttCAGAGCTTCAAGGTAAAAATTTACTGTCTTTTATAGAAGATGATTCAGCAAAAATGTATTTAACTTTAGGCAGAATTCAGAGgattattaatcaattattaGTTTGCATTAAACACCTTCATGAATCacttaaattaattcattgCGATATTAAACCAGAAAATATAGTTATTGCAGGTATTGATACACAAGACatttttggatatttaAACAATACAAACTTTGACAAAAAAGACgagataaatattaaattgattGATTGGGGAAGCTGTTTAAGCATTTACCAAGCGTCAAATACTAGAAATTCTTATATCCAGAGCAGGTATTATCGATCTCCCGAAATCTGTTTAGGACTAGCCTACAACGAGAAAATTGATATTTGGAGTGTTGGATGTGTAATGGCAGAATTAGTGCTTAGAAAGCCACTTTTTGACCATAATAGTTCAACTCAACAATTGCTAGCAAACATCATTACAACGATAGGTAAAAAAATACCAATACGGatgataaataattcttcaataataaatcactTTATTACTCATGACGGACATTTATTCGATAAAAACTTAAACAAAATTAGACTTTTTACTACATTAAAGGAAAATTCCATACATAAGAACAGAATAAATGAGTTGTTTTCGAACAATGATCCTTTATTTgtagatttattaaataagcTTCTCTGCATTGACCCCGATGAAAGACTTTCTGCATCACAAGCATTGAGCCATCCTTGGTTCAGTTATAATTATCACAATTAA